In Mixophyes fleayi isolate aMixFle1 chromosome 4, aMixFle1.hap1, whole genome shotgun sequence, the following proteins share a genomic window:
- the LOC142149629 gene encoding uncharacterized protein LOC142149629 yields the protein MDLIGEKPYLCSECDKTFSCKSKLIRHHRIHTGEKPFKCSECSKCFTHLSTLVVHQRTHTEEKPFKCSECSKCFNHRANLVQHQMIHTGEKQFKCSECSEGFTRKSTLVRHQMIHTGEKPFNCSECSKCFTQKSKLIVHQRTHTGEKPFKCSACSKCFTLKSKLIVHHMIHAGEKPFKCSECSKCFTQKSNLVRHRKIHTGYKP from the coding sequence ATGGATCTAATAGGAGAGAagccctatctgtgctctgaatgtgacaaaacattttcatgtaaatcAAAGCTTATTCGCCAccacaggattcacacaggagagaaaccatttaaatgctctgaatgtagcaaatgttttacccaccTGTCAactcttgttgtacatcagaggactcacacagaagagaagccatttaaatgctctgaatgtagcaagtgttttaaccACAGGGCAAATCTTGTacaacatcagatgattcacacaggagagaaacaatTTAAGTGTTCTGAATGTAGCGAAGGTTTTACCCGGAAGTCAACTCTTGTaagacatcagatgattcacacaggagagaaaccatttaattgctctgagtgtagcaaatgttttacccagaaatcaaagcttatcgtacatcagaggactcacacaggagagaaaccatttaaatgctctgcttgtagcaaatgttttaccttgaaatcaaagcttattgtaCATCACATGATTCacgcaggagagaaaccatttaaatgctctgaatgtagcaaatgtttcacccaaaaatcaaatcttgttagacATCGGAAGATTCACACAGGATATAAACCATAA
- the LOC142149628 gene encoding uncharacterized protein LOC142149628 has product MNLKGENPYLCSECEKTFSCKSKLITHQRTHTGDKPFNCSECSKCYTQKSKLIVHQRIHTGEKPFKCSECSKCFNQKSVLVRQQLTHTGEKPFKCTECSKCFNVKSKLVEHQRIHTGEKPFKCSECIKCFTQRSTLLKHQMTHTGEKPFKCSECSQCFFHKSNLVVHEMIHTGEKPFKCSECSKCFTQRSTLLKHQMTHTGQKPFKWSECKDHSER; this is encoded by the coding sequence ATGAATCTAAAAGGAGAGAAtccctatctgtgctctgaatgtgagaaaacattttcatgtaagtCAAAACTGATTAcacatcagaggactcacacaggagacaaaccatttaattgctctgagtgtagcaaatgttatacccagaaatcaaagcttattgtacatcagaggattcacacaggagagaaaccatttaaatgttctgagtgtagcaagtgttttaaccAGAAGTCAGTTCTTGTAAGACAGCAGttgactcacacaggagagaaaccatttaaatgtactGAGTGTAGCAAGTGCTTTAATGTGAAATCAAAGCTGGtcgaacatcagaggattcacacaggagagaaaccatttaaatgttctgagtgtaTTAAATGTTTTACTCAGAGATCAACTCTTCTAAAACATCAGatgactcacacaggagagaaaccatttaaatgctctgaatgtagccagTGTTTTTTCCACAAGTCAAATCTTGTTGTACATGAGATgatccacacaggagagaaaccatttaaatgttctgagtgtagtaaatgttttactcAGAGGTCAACTCTTCTAAAACATCAGATGACTCACACAGgacagaaaccatttaaatggtcTGAATGTAAAGACCACAGTGAGCGTTAG